TAATGCATACATATGTGTTCTACATACACATGAAATAGAAAGAAACGAAGCGAGATAAGGTAATTAAAAACATTCTCATGTTAGTAAAACTCTCGAGAGAGATCTAAATAACCCTTTattctatataatataatataatatacagTTCATCATTACAAGAAAAAGAACTCATGAACCTTTGGTAATAAGTAGAAACTGATGCAACTGAAAAAGAGATCGAAAGtggaattaaagaaaaaaactattgaaACAAAATGAAAGAGGAGTTGTTACGAGGCGTGAAAGATGCGTTGTTTCTTGCTACACACCAACGATAACATCTCAGTATCGTTCACTCTCTTGTTCCCTACGACGTCGTTTCTTGAACTCTCCGGTGAAATATTGACTCCGAATAGTCTCAAAACCCGACCCGTTTCTACATCCGGTCCGGATCTCAACTTCCACCCAATATATAGCTGTTGATCTTGACCGTCGGATCTGCTGAAACTAACCACATCACCAGCACGTAGATTCTTCTCCTTAACGAACCGGCTCCAACCTTTGGTCAACACATAGCTTTGGCTACTGTTCCAATACGAGTAACGGAACCTCCACACTTTCCCCGTCACGTCCTCGAAGTTCAGCAGCACTCCTTTAACGGAAACGTTGCTCGGCGGTAACGGAAAGTGTTTCTCCGCGTGGTGTTTCGGTATAACAAGACGGTTTAGCTTCCCAACGTCGCTTGGCGTTACCGCTTTCTCAAAGAGAGCCTCCGCTGATCTGAACTCCGTCGTGGAAACACCGTCGCCGTTAACCGACGACGTCAACGTCCTAGCCGTGTTTCCGTTACCGTTTCTTCGCCGTTTACTCTGC
The Raphanus sativus cultivar WK10039 chromosome 1, ASM80110v3, whole genome shotgun sequence DNA segment above includes these coding regions:
- the LOC108814602 gene encoding AP2/ERF and B3 domain-containing transcription factor RAV1, which gives rise to MEVSSVDESTTSTGSICETPAITPAVTSVKSSVNLHRMGSGSSVVLDSENGAEAESRKLPSSKYKGVVPQPNGRWGAQIYEKHQRVWLGTFNEEDEAARSYDVAVYRFRGRDAVTNFKEARLDDGEVEFLNSHSKAEIVDMLRKHTYSEELEQSKRRRNGNGNTARTLTSSVNGDGVSTTEFRSAEALFEKAVTPSDVGKLNRLVIPKHHAEKHFPLPPSNVSVKGVLLNFEDVTGKVWRFRYSYWNSSQSYVLTKGWSRFVKEKNLRAGDVVSFSRSDGQDQQLYIGWKLRSGPDVETGRVLRLFGVNISPESSRNDVVGNKRVNDTEMLSLVCSKKQRIFHAS